Sequence from the Rutidosis leptorrhynchoides isolate AG116_Rl617_1_P2 chromosome 3, CSIRO_AGI_Rlap_v1, whole genome shotgun sequence genome:
ataaatgttcgtgaatcgttgagcacagtcaaagggtaattgattacatgaacacagttcaaagttttttagatttcaatattacagactttgcttatcatgtcggaaacattaaatcatttaaagataaagtttaaatttggttgaaaatttctgggtcgtcacagataaTATGTTTTGCAAGTTGTCCTGAGTCGTAGATGGTAAACCTTCGTGATTATAAGAGATTATTTGATGCTTCATGGATTAGAATGAGATTTTTAGTATTGTTTTATGTTATTGACAAGACAAAATTGCACGGGGGATCCCTGTGGTTTATTCGATACAACAAgcggagtccaaaagaattttttcaccttAGGGGGTCACTATGGTTTGCAGATGTTTCACCGGGGGTCCAACACCATAACGGCTGTCAAATTTTAACGTTTTGGGGACTCACATGACCTGCACATGAGGGTATTATTGTCTTTTAATCTAAACCTGGTGTATAAATGTGCACGTGATTCCTCAGTATTCCAAATTTCAATTTCATCTTTCACTTTCCCATCAATATTTAGGTTAATTTCATCATTATTGTTTCATCTTTCACTATCCCAATTTCAAAATTGCAGATATTTAGGGATGGTTAATTGCTATTGTGGAAGGCGTGCTTTGATTCAATTGTCCAAGATACAACGGAATCCTGATAGACGATTTTACACATATGCGAAAAAGATatgaatgttgatttgaaaccctaattcttaaacccATTATCTCGCTCGTCATCTCTTTCTGTATTATGTAATTAAATTAGGTGTTTTTTTTAGTTTTCAGAATGCACATTCTCTGAATGGCTTGATCCACCAATCTGTGATCGTTGCAATCAACTGCAAAGGGGATTAAGAAGGATGAAGATGATTGTTTTATTTAGTTCGatttttttattgtttattttatgTTATTCAAGTAAAAAGTCGATTAGGGCTTTTGGTTGTATTTCATATCTGTTGTATTTTGGTTGTATTTCATATCTGTTGTATTTTGGTTGAATCTGGATATTAATGTAATATGGTTAAGGCATTTGTTGAAATGTGTTGTATTTCATATCTGTTGTATTAAGGCATTTGTTGAAATGTGTTGTATTTCATATCTCTTACATTACTCAGAATAGATATTATAACTTAGAATGGCAGATAATTAATACAAAGGGGTATACATAATACATTACATTACATATTACATAAGTTTATCAAAAGAAAGCCAAAATGGCATTACATAACTACCATTACATAAGTAACCAGAATCCAAAATACATTACAACCAATTCCAAAAGACATCCATTAAGTAACCAGAATCCAAGAGCATTACACAAACATAAAAAAGACAATTTAAACTAAAGAAGTTCACTTTTTCTTCTTGTTAGCACTGGTACTTGTATCACCCTTCCTCTTAGTACCCACACTCACACTACCTGCAGATGTGCAGCCCCTCTTATTATGACCGTATTCACCATATTTCCCATAAGAAACACTCTTTCCCTTTCTTGACAATTGTCCATCATTGTTCATACTTTCCTTTTCATCAATTCCCTTTATCCTACTCTTTTTTGGTCTACCAACTTTAGGTACAACCAATGGTGGTAATAGTTTGCTTGTGACAGAAAATAATTTCCACATACTCCTACCATTAATTGGCTTAATGGTATAAGCATATGTTCTTTTCCAATGGTGTAAAGTGTAGATAGGATCCACCTAATCTTCAGGTACACCAAATTTTCCAGAATTGTCTATCATGTTCCAAATAGCAGCTACTGGATGTTTGCAGGGCATTCTAGTAATTTCCCATCTCCTACAACTACAAGTTCTCCTTTCTAAGTTAACCACATATTGTTCACCACTGAATCCATTGACTTGATATATCTCATTACCACTCCAAAGGACTTGTAACTTGTGTGCTTCCTTTCTCACCAAATCAAACATCTTTTTTCCACCTGGTGTAAATGGCCCATCAGTATTGGCACTTTTCTCTATCACAGTAACAATTCTTTGCATCAAATATTTCCTAATATATTCCAAGCAAGCAACTATAGGTTTATCTCTTTCATCCACCAACCAACGATTAAAAACCTCACAAATATTGTTTATCAACACATCAGATTTACACCTTCCTATAGCAGATAATTAATCATATATTAATTAACTAAATTATAATGTTTATTATAAAGTAGTCCCCGATCATAGGTGTGACATTTATCAGAAAATTATAATGAAGATATAAATTGTAACATTTACCAGAAAAGTGACTTCTTGACCAACATAATGGTGGTATCTTGGATAAATAGGTGTGACACTCCATACTGAACCCCTTTGACTCAAGCATAGCCTTTTCAAAGTGAGGAACAGTGGTGGCAGTTGCACACTTCCATAACTGTTGTTTATAAACTTTACCAGTGAACCCTTTTGTTTTCACGTTTTCATAAATGTGCCTCACATATTATCTATGTTCTGCACAAGGAAATACTCTGGGTAGAGATTTGCTTGGATTCAAAACATTGGGTAGAGATTTGCTTGAAAAAGTATTTAAGAGATttgcttgaaatgtcccgttcatattgattataaacgttccatattaattgatttcgttgcgaggttttgacctctatatgagacgtttttcaaagactgcatttatttttaaaacaaccataacctttattttatcaataaaggttttaaaaacattacgtagattatcaaataatgataatctaaaatatacagtttacacacgaccattacataatggtttacaatagaaatatattacatcgacatatgtttcttgaatgcagtttttacacaatatcatacaaacatggactccaaatcttgtccttattttagtatgcaacagcggaagctcttagtattcacctgagaataaacatgctttaaacgtcaacaaaaatgttggtgagttataggtttaacctatatatatcaaatcgtaacaatagaccacaagatttcatatttcaatatacatcccatacatagagataaaaatcattcatatggtgaacacctggtaaccgacattaacaagatgcatatataagaatatccccatcattccgggacacccttcagatatgatataaatttcgaagtactaaagcatccggtactttggatggggtttgttaggcccaatagatctatctttaggattcgcgtcaattaaggtgtctgttccctaattcttagattaccagacttaataaaaaggggcatattcgatttcgataattcaaccatagaatgttgtttcacgtacttgtgtctattttgtaaatcatttataaaacctgcatgtattctcatcccaaaaatattagattttaaaagtgggactataactcactttcatagatatttccttcctcggaaataagacttggccacggatcgattcacgaacctatacaaatatgtacatatatatcaaagtatgatcaaaatataattacaaacatttttattatgttttaaagatttgagtgtattaagtcagctgtcctcgttagtaacctacaactagttgtccacagttagatgtatagaaataaatcgatatatattatcttgaatcaatccacgacccagtgtatacacgtctcaggctagatcacaactcaaagtatatatatttttggaattaacctcaaccctgtatagctaactccaacattattgcatatagagtgtctgtggttattccaaataatatatatacatgggtcgatatgatatgtcaaaacatttgcatacgtgtctatggtatcccaagattacataatatattagaatatatgtataatacaatataagttagctagaatatgatttgtatagatttgttaaacatttcccgtagctaaaaagatcaaaaatatccaatcttgttttacccataacttcttcattttaaatccgttttgagtgaatcaaattgctatggtttcatattgaactctattttatgaatctaaacagaaaaagtatatatttattgttggaaatataagttacatgtcgtttttgtaaaggtagtcatttcagtcgaaagaacgacgtctagatgaccattttagaaaacatacttccactttgagtttaaccttgatttttagatatagtttcatgttcatatgaaaaatcattttatcagaagaataacttttaaatcaaagtttatcatagtttttaattatccaaaccaaaacagcccccggtttcactacgacggcgtatatccgattttatggtgttcatcatgtttccaggttttaaatcattatgttagcatatcatatagatatagaacatgtgtttagttgattttaaaagtcaagttagaaggattaacttttgtttgcgaacaagtttagaattaactaaactatgttctagtgattacaagtttaaaccttcgaataag
This genomic interval carries:
- the LOC139899866 gene encoding uncharacterized protein, which gives rise to MNGTFQANLLNTFSSKSLPNVLNPSKSLPRLWKCATATTVPHFEKAMLESKGFSMECHTYLSKIPPLCWSRSHFSGRCKSDVLINNICEVFNRWLVDERDKPIVACLEYIRKYLMQRIVTVIEKSANTDGPFTPGGKKMFDLVRKEAHKLQVLWSGNEIYQVNGFSGEQYVVNLERRTCSCRRWEITRMPCKHPVAAIWNMIDNSGKFGVPED